In Pseudoliparis swirei isolate HS2019 ecotype Mariana Trench chromosome 11, NWPU_hadal_v1, whole genome shotgun sequence, a genomic segment contains:
- the LOC130202017 gene encoding tetratricopeptide repeat protein 9A — protein sequence MSVIQAGHDGGRGSRTDNGGGSPRLQHCAQPPNSSGGRTKDARYQQQQQQQQLQQRHHGGSMLKQPSLNEPADVVRRALDFKCQGTQCYKDKKYREAIGKYHRSLLEIKGLCRVLGDPDTGSKPPSPLLPTISKSSLTDEQKGAMENTELECYNSLAACLLQMELVNYERVKEYCLKVLHKEGKNFKALYRSGVAYYHLGEFQKALYYLKESHKQEPSDTNAIRYIQLTEMKIRRSVQREKKEAT from the exons ATGAGCGTGATCCAGGCCGGGCACGACGGCGGCAGGGGCAGCCGCACCGACAACGGCGGCGGCTCCCCGAGGCTGCAGCACTGCGCTCAGCCTCCCAACAGCAGCGGCGGCCGGACCAAAGATGCGAgataccagcagcagcagcagcagcagcagctgcagcagcggcATCACGGTGGCTCCATGCTGAAACAGCCGTCGCTCAACGAGCCAGCCGACGTCGTGCGACGGGCACTGGACTTCAAGTGCCAAGGCACCCAGTGCTACAAGGATAAGAAGTACCGAGAGGCGATCGGCAAGTACCACCGCTCTCTGCTGGAGATCAAGGGGCTGTGCAGGGTGCTGGGGGACCCGGACACCGGCTCCAAGCCCCCGTCCCCCCTCCTGCCGACCATCAGCAAGTCCTCGCTGACGGATGAGCAGAAGGGAGCCATGGAGAACACGGAGCTGGAGTGTTACAACAGCTTGGCCG CCTGCCTGCTGCAGATGGAGCTGGTGAACTATGAGCGAGTGAAGGAGTACTGTCTGAAGGTGCTTCACAAGGAGGGGAAGAACTTCAAGGCTCTGTACCGATCCGGTGTGGCCTACTACCACCTAGGAGAATTCCAGAAGGCCCTGTACTACCTGAAGGAGTCACACAAACAGGAACCGTCAG ACACCAACGCCATCCGCTACATCCAGTTGACAGAGATGAAGATTCGCCGGAGCGTCCAAAGGGAAAAGAAAGAGGCGACATAA